Proteins encoded together in one Pongo abelii isolate AG06213 chromosome 8, NHGRI_mPonAbe1-v2.0_pri, whole genome shotgun sequence window:
- the TUBB8 gene encoding LOW QUALITY PROTEIN: tubulin beta-8 chain (The sequence of the model RefSeq protein was modified relative to this genomic sequence to represent the inferred CDS: inserted 2 bases in 1 codon) has translation MGGKFSFSSAGDLVLLKTWEEVLQLSSFPQRGKDHARTPELSNRRSTPRDSQFWEVISDEHAIDSAGTYQGDSDLQLERINVYYNEASGGRYVPRAVLVDLEPGTMDSVRSGPFGQVFRPDNFIFGQCGAGNNWAKGHYTEGAELMESVMDVVRKEAESCDCLQGFQLTHSLGGGTGSGMGTLLLSKIREEYPDRIINTFSILPSPKVSDTVLEPYNATLSVHQLIENADETFCIDNEALYDICSRTLKLPTPTCGDLNHLVSATMSGVTTCLRFPGQLNADLQKLAVNMVPFPRLHFFMPGFAPLTSRGSQQYWALTVAELTRQMFDGKNMMAACDPRHGRCLTAAPXFQGSQPMREVDEQMFNIQDKNSSYFADWLPNNVKTAVCDIPPRGLKMSATFIGNNTAIQELFRRVSEQFTAMFRRKAFLHWYTGEGMDEMEFTEAESNMNDLVSEYQQYQDATAEEEDEEYAEEEVA, from the exons atgggaggaaaattcagtttcagctcagctgGGGATCTAGTCTTACTGAAGACgtgggaggaagttctccagctgagcagctttccccaacgtggaaaggaccacgCAAGGACACCTGAGCTCTCCAACAGACGTTCAACGccaagggattcacag TTCTGGGAGGTGATCTCTGATGAGCATGCCATCGACTCCGCTGGCACCTACCAGGGGGACAGCGACCTGCAGCTGGAGCGCATCAACGTGTACTACAACGAGGCCAGCG GTGGCAGGTACGTGCCCCGCGCTGTGCTCGTGGATCTGGAGCCCGGCACCATGGACTCTGTGCGCTCGGGGCCCTTCGGGCAGGTCTTCAGGCCAGATAATTTCATCTTCG GTCAGTGTGGGGCCGGAAACAACTGGGCCAAGGGACACTACACAGAAGGCGCGGAGCTGATGGAGTCAGTGATGGACGTCGTCAGAAAGGAGGCTGAGAGCTGTGACTGCCTGCAGGGTTTCCAGCTGACCCACTCCCTGGGTGGGGGGACTGGGTCTGGGATGGGTACCCTTCTGCTCAGTAAGATCCGGGAGGAGTACCCAGACAGGATCATAAACACATTCAGCATCCTGCCCTCGCCCAAGGTGTCGGACACCGTGCTGGAGCCCTACAACGCCACCCTCTCAGTCCACCAGCTCATAGAAAACGCGGATGAGACCTTCTGCATAGATAACGAAGCGCTGTATGACATATGTTCCAGGACCCTAAAGCTGCCCACACCCACCTGTGGTGACCTGAACCACCTGGTGTCTGCGACCATGAGTGGGGTCACCACGTGCCTGCGCTTCCCAGGACAGCTGAATGCCGACCTGCAGAAGCTGGCCGTGAACATGGTCCCGTTTCCCCGGCTGCACTTCTTCATGCCCGGCTTCGCCCCACTGACCAGCCGGGGCAGCCAGCAGTACTGGGCCTTGACCGTGGCTGAGCTCACCCGGCAGATGTTTGATGGTAAGAACATGATGGCGGCCTGCGACCCCCGCCACGGCCGCTGCCTGACGGCGGCCCC TTTTCAGGGGTCGCAGCCCATGAGGGAGGTGGATGAACAGATGTTCAACATTCAAGATAAGAACAGCAGCTACTTTGCTGACTGGCTCCCCAACAACGTGAAAACAGCCGTCTGTGACATCCCACCCCGGGGGCTGAAAATGTCGGCCACCTTCATTGGGAATAACACAGCCATCCAGGAACTCTTCAGGCGTGTCTCAGAGCAGTTTACAGCAATGTTCAGGCGCAAGGCCTTCCTCCACTGGTACACGGGCGAGGGCATGGATGAGATGGAATTCACTGAGGCCGAGAGCAACATGAACGACCTGGTGTCTGAATATCAGCAATATCAGGATGCCACGGCCGAGGAAGAGGATGAGGAGTATGCTGAGGAGGAGGTGGCCTAG